The following coding sequences are from one Chelonoidis abingdonii isolate Lonesome George chromosome 4, CheloAbing_2.0, whole genome shotgun sequence window:
- the LOC116815518 gene encoding perforin-1-like, translating into MARSCVFIPLLLLFLLPQVSPDCYMGTAEECDETMAFVPAHSLVGEGIDVTTLEWTGANLVDTSLWRHPNGTCTLCENRLQGRQKQRLPLAVVDWRVQIACSRELSSSVEESAAAVGRALALDVNNDWMSELELLADSHGPALGGSKSQLTSYAYQKELQDKYMFVRQEVPCVYYRLRLTQHPTLMPQFFQALSSLPSSYDSAIYRPFLATYGTHYVRQADLGGHVRQLIAIQTCRAALDGLTATEIKAHLDLQFLQDLGLSKQGSEGQGISQAPYMEKRMKVTGGHSYSKQLFSTKQDATSFSAWMESLKASPDLVSYSLMPIHTLMRPGDRRREALKQAVKEYVSERGHKKSCPRSCPQGSQVDSEDPCKCYCSGNPLTDSMCCSVKRGTARLKVHVLQGTDLWGDALSATDAYVKVFFQGQIMETGVIHDNNPIWSQDLDFGPVTLPLKPELKIEVWDKDLWKDEHLGVCTAYLEVGRSETLTCSLEHGLVLYSYTLECGPNLGGTNCHEYVPVRG; encoded by the exons ATGGCGAGATCCTGTGTCTTCATccctctgcttctcctcttccttctccctcaagTCTCTCCTGACTGCTACATGGGTACAGCTGAGGAGTGTGATGAGACCATGGCCTTTGTGCCCGCACACAGCTTGGTGGGGGAGGGCATCGACGTGACCACTCTGGAGTGGACGGGGGCCAATCTGGTGGACACCAGCCTGTGGCGCCACCCAAATGGCACCTGCACCCTCTGCGAGAACCGGCTGCAGGGACGGCAGAAGCAGAGGCTGCCACTGGCCGTGGTGGACTGGAGGGTCCAAATCGCATGCAGCCGGGAGCTCAGCAGCTCAGTGGAAGAGTCAGCCGCAGCTGTGGGCCGGGCACTGGCTTTGGATGTGAACAACGACTGGATGTCAGAGCTGGAGCTGCTAGCGGATTCCCATGGCCCGGCCTTGGGGGGGTCCAAATCCCAGCTCACCAGCTACGCTTACCAGAAGGAGCTGCAGGACAAGTACATGTTTGTGCGCCAAGAGGTGCCCTGTGTGTATTACAG GTTGAGACTCACTCAACACCCCACACTGATGCCCCAGTTCTTCCAGGCCCTGAGCAGCCTCCCATCTAGCTACGACTCAGCAATATACCGGCCCTTCCTGGCCACGTACGGTACCCACTACGTGAGGCAGGCAGACCTGGGGGGGCACGTGCGGCAGTTGATAGCCATCCAGACCTGCCGGGCAGCACTGGATGGGCTGACAGCCACCGAAATCAAGGCGCACCTCGACTTACAGTTCTTGCAAGACCTGGGCCTGAGCAAGCAGGGCAGTGAGGGCCAGGGGATCTCCCAGGCACCCTACATGGAGAAGCGCATGAAGGTGACGGGTGGCCACAGCTATTCCAAGCAGCTCTTCTCCACCAAGCAAGATGCCACCTCCTTCTCAGCCTGGATGGAGAGCCTCAAAGCCAGCCCCGACCTGGTCTCCTACTCTCTGATGCCCATTCACACCTTGATGAGACCAGGCGACCGCAGGCGGGAGGCACTGAAGCAGGCGGTGAAGGAGTACGTGTCTGAGCGGGGACACAAGAAGAGTTGCCCTCGAAGCTGCCCACAAGGGAGTCAGGTCGACTCCGAGGACCCCTGCAAATGCTACTGCTCCGGCAACCCCCTCACCGACTCCATGTGCTGTTCAGTCAAGCGGGGCACAGCACGGCTGAAGGTCCATGTGCTGCAGGGCACAGACCTGTGGGGAGACGCCCTGTCCGCCACCGATGCCTATGTCAAGGTCTTCTTCCAAGGGCAGATCATGGAGACGGGCGTCATTCATGACAATAACCCCATATGGTCACAAGACCTGGACTTCGGGCCGGTGACGCTGCCGCTGAAGCCTGAATTGAAAATTGAGGTATGGGACAAGGATCTATGGAAGGACGAACACTTGGGCGTCTGCACAGCCTACCTTGAGGTCGGCAGGAGCGAGACGCTCACCTGCAGCCTTGAACACGGCCTCGTGTTGTATTCCTACACGCTGGAGTGCGGGCCCAACCTGGGGGGCACAAACTGCCATGAGTACGTGCCTGTGAGAGGCTAA